The genomic segment ATCACATGGTGACGATGGCTCACTGATGCGTCCGTAACGGTCGAGGGGGACCGAATCGGACGGAATACCGACGAACACACACTCGACGTGTGTGCGGGGGGAATGACTCATGACGTCGACGCCGACGGGCGCCCGGCACAACCACGACCCGTCCGAGACGACCCGACCCAAGGTGCCGTCGCACCGGACCGGAGCATTTCGCAAGCTCAAGAAGACACTTCCGAGATACGACTACGAGCACTACAGCCGACTGGCGGGGCCGCTCACGCAGCCCGACCCGACCAAGCCCTACAAGGTGCAGTACCGCTCGCTGATCTCCCAGGAGCCGCACCGCCTGAGGGTCGCCCTGATGCTGGCCGCCGCGCCGCTGCTCTCCCTGGTCCTGCTCGGCTGGCTGCTGCAGCAGGAGCACTGGACCAAGCGCGACTACGTCGAGTACGCGTTCCTGCCCGCCCTCGACCTGGTCATGCTGGTCTCGATCGGCCTGATCGAGTTCTTCCGCTGCATGAACGTGCTGTCGAACGCGCATGCCACCCTGGTCGCCCGCGACCCGATCCCGGTGGTGCCCGAGACCGGCACCAGAGTCGCCTTCCTCACCTCCTTCGTGCCCGGCAAGGAACCGCTGGAGATGGTGACGAAGACCCTGGAGGCCGCGGTCAGGCTCCGCCACCGCGGGCTTCTGCACGTGTGGCTGCTCGACGAGGGCGACGACGCGGACGTGAAGGCGGTCTGCGCGCGCCTGGGCGTGCACCACTTCTCCCGCAAGGGGATCGTGAAGTGGAACCAGCCGAAGGGCCCGCACCGCGCCAAGACCAAGCACGGCAACTACAACGCCTGGCTGGACGCGCACGGTGACGACTACGACTTCTTCGCCTCGGTCGACACCGACCACATCCCGCTCCCCAACTACCTGGAGCGGATGCTCGGTTTCTTCCGCGACCCGAACATCGGCTTCGTCATCGGCCCGCAGGTGTACGGCAACTACGACAACTTCGTCACCAAGGCCGCCGAGTCCCAGCAGTTCCTGTTCCACGCGCTGATCCAGCGCGCCGGCAACAAGTACGGCTCCCCCATGTTCGTCGGCACCTCCAACGCCGTACGGATCAAGGCGCTCAAGCAGATCGGCGGGCTGTACGACTCGATCACCGAGGACATGGCCACCGGCTTCGAGATCCACCGCCACAAGAACCCGGCGACGGGCAAGAAGTGGCGCTCGGTGTACACACCGGACGTGCTCGCGGTGGGTGAGGGGCCCAGCGCCTGGACGGACTTCTTCACCCAGCAGATGCGCTGGTCGCGCGGGACGTACGAGACGATCCTCAAGCAGTACTGGAAGGGCTGGTACTCGCTGCCGCCGAGCAAGCTCTTCAACTACACGATGATGATCATCTTCTACCCGATGTCCGCCCTCAACTGGATTCTCGCGGCGCTGAGTTGTGCGCTGTTCCTGGGCCTGGGCGCCTCGGGTGTGAACATCGATCCGACCGTGTGGCTGATGCTCTACGGCAACGCCTCGGCGCTCCAGATAGGCCTGTACGTCTGGAACCGCCGGCACAACGTCTCCCCGCACGAGCCGGAGGGCTCCGGCGGTGTGGCCGGCATGGTGATGTCCGCGCTGTCCGCGCCGCTCTACGCCAAGGCGCTGATCGACTCGGCCCTGCGCCGCAAGAGCAAGTTCGTGGTCACGCCCAAGGGGGACTCGGCGAGCCCTGACAGGTGGTTCGGCACCTTCCGGTACCACTGGTACTTCATCGTCATCTTCGGGGCCTCGATCACCGCCGGGTTCGTCCTCGGCAACGCGCACCCCGCGATGATCATCTGGGCCACCTTCGCCATGATGATCACCGCCCTCCCCATCTTCGTCTGGCGCTACATGCTGCGGCAGGACAGGAAGAAGGCCGCCGCCGCGGCCGAACTGCAAGGGTCCATGGTGGCACCGCCCGAGGCGGCTCCCGCGCCCTTCGCGCCACCCCACGCACCGCACGCCCCCCACGCGCCGCACGCTCCCCAGCACAAGCCGAGCTGGGCGGCGTCCGGGTCGGGCGGCGGGGGTAGCGACCAGACCATGCAGATCGCCCTGGGCGGACTGGGGGGACGTAAGGAATGAAGGACCGTGCAGGCCGCCGCCGCGCCCGTCGCCTCGCGATCGGCGGGGCGGTGGTCCTCGCGCTCGCCGGGATGAACGGGCCGTGGGTGTACCGCTTCAGCACCGAGAAGTACCACGACTACAAGATCAACAGACCCGAGTACAAGGCCGACAACGGGCACTGGAAGGTCGTGGAGTTCCCGGAGGAGTACCGGCAGAACACGATCCACGCCGCACTCCTGCACACCGGCAAGATCCTGCTGATCGCGGGTTCCGGCAACGACGCCGACAACTTCGACGCGAAGAAGTTCGACACCCGCGTCTGGGACCCGGTCAAGCAGACGATCAAGCGCGTGCCGACCCCGGCCGACCTGTTCTGCACCGGGCACACCCAGCTGTCCAACGGCAATCTGCTCATCGCGGGCGGCACCAAGCGCTACGAGAAGCTGAAGGGTGACGTCACCAAGGCCGGCGGCCTGATGATCATCCACAACGAGAACCCCGACAAGGGGATGCGGATCAAGGCGGGGACCAGGTTCGTCGGCAAGGCGAACGGCAAGACGTTCGTCCTCAAGGACACCGTCGACATCGAGAAGGCCGTCAAGACCTTCGACCCGGACACCGGGAAGTTCACCGGCAACAAGCCGGGGATCGCCCGCGCCTATGTCGAGGCCGAGCGGCGCGGCAAGAAGTACGAGACGGGGACGGAGGACAACTACAAGGTCGCGGGCCTGAAGGGCGAGGACGCGCGGAACACGTACGGCATCGCGCAGAAGCTCGCCCTCGACAAGAAGGACTTCCAAGGGATCAAGGACGCCTACGAGTTCGACCCGGTCGCCGAGAAGTACATCAAGGTCGACCCGATGAACGAGGCGCGCTGGTACCCGACGCTGACCACCCTCACCGACGGTACGGTCCTCAGCCTGTCCGGGCTCGACGAGATCGGTCAGCTGGTCCCGGGCAAGAACGAGATCTACGACCCCGAGACCAGGAAGTGGACGTACACCAAGGGCGTCCAGCAGTTCCCGACGTACCCGGCGATCTCCCTGATGCAGAACGGCAAGCTGTTCTACTCGGGCGCGAACGCGGGGTACGGGCCGGACGACATCGGGCGTGTCCCCGGTGTCTGGGACCTGAAGACCAACAAGTTCACCAGGATTCCCGGGATGAGCGACGGCAAGCTGCTCGAAACCGCCGGGACGGTGCTGTTGCCTCCGGCGCAGGACGAGAAGTACATGGTCATCGGGGGTGGCGGGGTCGGCGAGTCGGAGCGGTCCAGCAAGAAGACCCGGCTGATCGATCTGCTGGCCGACGAGCCGAGGTTCGTGGACGGGCCGGAACTGGCCAGGGGCACACGGTATCCGCAGGCCTCGATCCTGCCCGACGACACGGTCCTCATCTCCGGCGGCTCCGAGGACTATCGCGGGCGCGGCGACTCCAACATCCTTCAGGCGCGGCTGTACGACGCGAAGACCGGGACGATGCGGCGGGTGGCCGACCCGCTGGTGGGCCGGAACTACCACTCCGGGTCGATCCTCTTGCCGGACGGGCGGGTCGTCTTCTTCGGGTCGGACTCCCTGTACTCCGACAAGGCCAACACCAAGCCGGGGGAGTTCGAGCAGCGGATCGAGATCTACACGCCGCCGTATCTCTTCCAGGACGCGCGGCCGACGTTGTCGGGCGGGCCGAAGACGGTCGCGCGGGGCGGGAAGGCGACGTTCGGGACGCGGCACGGGTCGTCGGTCAGGTCGGCGCGGCTGATCCGGCCGAGTGCGTCGACGCATGTGACGGATGTGGACCAGAAGTCGATCGAGGTGGACTTCGAGGTCACCGGGGACGAGATCACGGTGACCGTGCCGAAGAACCGGAATCTGGTGCAGTCGGGCTGGTACATGCTGTTCGTGACGGACGACGCCGGGACGCCCAGTGAGGCGCGGTGGGTGAAGGTCCCATAGGGGGTAAGAGCTGCTTGCCAAGGAGTGCGTGCGAGGTCGGATGAGCTCGATCGTGTGATGGTCGGTTTCCGGCTCGCGGTGTCCTGGGCCGTTCGGGTTGGCGTGATCGTGCGACCTGGGACGCCGAGTACGGCGTCAGCGTGCGGGGCCCCTGTTCCACCGGTGTGATGGTTCAGGGCCTCCCCCACGCCTCTGGCTGTACCTCAACGATGTGAGGGCTGCTGGGCTCGGTGTGGGTGCCGGGCACCCGGGGTGGCGGGCGACAGGAGCGTTCCGGCCGACGGTGGCTTCGGGGCCCCCGGCGGCAGGACCGCTCCGGTCCGCGGTGGGTCCCGCGTCCCCGACGGCCCCGGTGCCGCGGCTCAGCTCTGGACCGCCATCGCGATGCCGAAGGCGATCATGACCGTGCCCGCGGTGGCGTCGACGGAGCGGCGGACCGAGCGGCGCCTCATCCAGGTGCGCAGGCCGTGGGCGCCGAGGCTGATCAGGCCGTACCAGATCACCGCCTCCACCGCGTTGACCGCGGCCAGGGCGGTGCCCATGAGCGCGGGGGACACACCGGCGGGGATGAACTGCGGGATCGTGGCGCCGTAGAAGACACCGACCTTGGGGTTGGCCAGGTTGTTGAGCATGCCGCGGCCGAAGGAGCGCCACAGCGAGGCGGCCTCCGGTTCGAGGTCGGCGTCGCCCTCCTTGGCCGCGCCGATGGCCCGGGCCGAGCGCCACAGCCCGATGCCGAGCCAGACCATGTACGCGGCGCCGACGATCCGGAACACGGTGTACGCCGTCTCGGAGGCGGCCAGCAGCGCTCCGACGCCCACCGCGATCGCCGCGCCCCACATGACGGCGCCGACGCCCACCCCCACGCCGGTGATGAACCCGTGGAGCCGGCCGCGCGCGACGGTGTTGCGGATGACCAGCGCGGTGTCCACGCCCGGCATGACCACCAGCAGGGCGGACACCAGGGCGAATGAGACCAGTGCCTGGAGGACTGACACGTTCACACTCCTGACTTCTCGGCCGCGATGGCGGCCAGGGGGATTCCGTCGCGCGTGAGGCCGCGCAGCCAGTTGCGGTAGAGGATCCGCCCGGGTTCCCGCCAGTTCTCCACCGGGGCGGCGGACGGGTCGTCGTCCGGGAAGTAGTTGACCGGGAGGGCTATGTCCTCTCCCTTGGTCCGGTCGCGGCGGAACTGCCGCAGCAGGGTGTCGGGGTCGTACTCCGGGTGCCCGGAGACGTACAGCTCCCGCCCGTCCCGGCCGACCGCGATGTGCACCCCGGACTCGGGCGACTCGACCAGGATCCGCAGCTCCTCGGTCTTCTCGAAGTCGGCGCGGAGGTTTTCGGTGTGGCGCGACTGCGGCACCGCGACGACCGGCTCGAAGTCCGCCAGGAGCGGGGAGGAGGGGTCGGTGAGCCGGTGCGGGAAGTTCCCGAACAGCTTGGCGGGCAGCTCGTACTTGGGGATGCCGTACCGGTGGTACAGCGCGGCCTGGGCGCCCCAGCAGACGTACTGCGCGGAGGTGACGTTCTCCTGCGCCCAGTCCATGATTCCGCGCAGCTCGTCCCAGTACGTCACCTGCTCGAAGGGGAGCAGCTCGACGGCGGCGCCGGTCACGATCAGCGCGTCGAAACGGCGGTCTGCGACCTCCTCGTGCGTCAGGTAGTGCTCCTTCAGGTACGCCTCGGGTGTGCTCTTGGAGACGTGGTCCCGGGGCCGCAGGAAGGTGACGCGTACGGGGAGTCCGGCGCCGGACAGCAGACGCAGCAGCTGGGTCTCGGTGACCGGCTTGTCCGGCATCAGGTTGAGGATCGCGAGTTCGACGGCCGGGGTCGTGGTGCCGGCCGCGCGGGGTTCGACGGCGACCGTGATGCCTTCCTCGGCGAGCTGGTCGACGGCGTCGATCCGGGTGTGGACGATGAGGGTCACTGCGCAGGACTCCTGGGGGTCTCGGGCTCGGTCACGGCGGCGAGTTCGGCCAGTACGGCGGTGGCGCACCGGTCGGCGTCCGCCAGCGCGCGGTTGCGGCCTCCGGGGGAGGGCACGTAGTGGTTGTAGAAGGTGGCCCCCTCGCAGAGCGGGCCGAGGACGCGGACCTTCCGGTCGGGCAGGCCGTCGGCGGTGACGGGATGCTGGTCCGCCGTGATGTCGACGCCACGGCTGCTGCGGGCGCCGGGGCGGTGCCGGCGGATACGCCCGCTCGCCACGAGGTCCGCCAGCAGCGGGCTGCCGGTCGCCTCCACGTCGGGCTGTCCCGAGGTGGCGTACGCCAGCCAGTCGGCCGGTGCGCTGTGGGCGGTGCCGAGGCGGGTGGAGGAGATCCGCCACGCCGCCTGGTCCCACTCGACGCGCGGCGCGGGCCCGAAGGGAACGCTGACGATCCCGGCGTCCAGCAGGGCGAGGAGCTCGTCGTGGCGGTCGAGCTGGGGGCCGGTCACCGAGCGGTTGAGGGTGGCGGTGAAGGAGCCGTAGAACTCGTCGTGGGAGTTCTCGTCCAGGCCGCCGAAGTCGACGGCGTACCGGACGACGTCGCGCAGGTCGCGCAGGACTTCGAGGCCGGCCTTGGTGGGGCTGCCCTCCAGGCCGAGCCGTGCCTCCACCAGGTCCGACCGCAGCCGCTCCTCGTACCACTTCCGGTAGGCGTCGGCGGAGTCGAACTCGGCGCTGTCCGGGAAGAGCAGTTCCTGCGGGTCGAAGTGCCCGAACCGCTCGGCGTGTTCCACGTCCAGGGCGCCCAGCTCGGCGTCCAGGCTTCCCTCGTCCGCCGCCGTGCGGAGCCTCGCCGTCAGGGTGTGCTCGGCGTCGGTTCCCCGGGCGAGGGCGGCGCCGCGGCGGTGGAAGGCGATGCGCATCTCGGTGCGGATCAGGGGGAGCAGGTCGCCGTGCAGGTCGAGGGCGCGGTCGTCCCGGGCGGAGCGGAGGCGGTCGAGGGCCTGATGTGTGAGCACCACCGGCTCGTACGGGCCGCCGGTGCGGTTGGTGGCGGGCCTGGCCCGGAAGGGGATGCCGGTCCGGGAGAACAGCAGGATGCGCGGTTCCCGTCCGCTGGGCAGGTAGCGCAGGCCGTCGTCGATCGCCTCGTACCGGCCGCCCCGGCCGAGGGTGAGCGAGGCGAGGACGTCCATGGCCGACAGGCCGGTGCCGCCGAGGGCCACGGTCTGGCCGGCGGTGACGTCCGCGAAGGCCTCGGCGGGCGGGTAGATCTCGTGGATACGACGGGACGCCCCCGGCGCCTCGGGGTCGGGGGCGGCCGGCGGGGTGTGGCCGGTGGTGAGGAAGACCGTGTCCACCCGCAGGGTCTCGCCGGTGTCCAGGGTGATCTGCCGTGAGTCGTCCGGACCGTCGGTCAGGCTGGTCGCCGCGGCGCGGTGGAGCCGTATCTCCACGTTCTCGGGGACCCGGTCGAGGAGGCGGCGCAGGAACCAGTCGAGGTACTCGCCGAGCACCCGCCGGGGCAGGTAGTCGTCCGGCCGCACCGGGCGGCCTTCGGCGCCGAGCGCGTAGCCGTCCTCGGCCACCTTCAGGCCCCGGGCGGTCACCCATTCATAGAGGTTGGGGCCCTGGTCGCCGACGGCCGTGCCCACCGTCGCCTCCTCGGGGAAGAGGCTCACCTGCGCGCAGACGGTGTTGAGCAGCAGGTGGTCGGGCTGGTCCACGGCGTGGATGCCGACGCCGGTGCCGTCCGGGTCCACCACCTCGATCACGAGCCGGCGGCCCGCCCAGTCGGGGCGCGCGGCGAGGGTGACGAGGCGTTCGAGGACGCCGATGCCCCGGGAGCCCAGGCCGATGATCCCGACGGTGCCGGCGGCCCGCGTCCGCTGGAGAGAGGTCGTCACCACCGCTCGGTCTCCCCGAAGAAGTCGGCGATGGCGGTGACGCGGCCCGACTCGGCGGCGACGCGGTGCACTTCGAGGCCCACGGCGAGGTCCAGGACGCCCAGGCCGAAGGGGGAGAAGACGACCGGCTTGTCCGTGCCGACCGTGACCTCCGCGTTGATCACCTCGGCGAGGGTGCCGGTGATGAAGTCCCGGTTGCCGTACTTCTGTTCGGCCAGGTGGGGGGAGGTGTCGGCCTTCAGGCAGTGGTCGACGTCGTCCAGCACGTTGTAGGAGCCGACGATGAGCTCGGGGCCGATGTCCCGCAGGGAGATGTTGAGGACGATCTGCCCGGGGGCGAAGGCGTCGGGTTCGAGGACGTACGGCTCTCCGGCCGTGGTCGCGAAGACGACCAGGTCGGCGCCGGAGACGGCCTCCTGGAGGGTGTCGGCGTAGGACGCCGGGTACTCCAGCCGCTCGGTGGCGTGGGCGGCCAGGGCCGTGCCGTACTCCCGGCTCAGGTCGTGCACCGCGACGTGCTCGAACGCCCACTGCTCGGCGTGGAAGAACTCCAGGATGTTGCGGGCGATGATGCCCGCGCCCACGACGGCGAGCCTGCCGCCCCGGCGCTCCCCGGTGAGGACGTTCGCCGCGAGGACGGCCGACGCGGCGGTGCGGGCGGCGCTGATCTGCGAGGCCTCCAGGAGCGCGAACGGGTAGCCGGTCTCGGCGTCGTTCAGGACGAGCGTGGCCGAGGCGCGGGGGATGCCGCGCTGGATGTTGGCCGGGAAGCTCGCGATCCACTTGATGCCGGCGACCTCGCGCTCGCCGTCGAGGTAGGCGGGCAGGGCGATGATGCGGTCCGCCGGCTTCTCGGGGAAGCGGAGGAAGTAGCTGTCCGGGTTCACGGAACGTCCGGCGTGGTGGGCGAGGTACGTGTCCCGCACGACCCGGACGATGTCCCGGCGGCTGTCCCGGACGATGTCCTGGACGGTACGGCCGCCGACAACATCAAATTCGAACATGGTGACTCCTTCAACTCCTGTACGGGATGCGCGGTGGGGCGGGGACGGCATGGGCGTCCGGGTCAGTCGTCGGCGGCGCCGAAGCGCTCGCCGACCCAGTCGTCGTCGTAGATCGTGTCGAGGTAGCGCTCGCCGAGGTCCGGGCTGATGGCGACCACGGACGCGCCCTCGGGGATGTCGTGGCGTCTGGCCGCGACCGCGGCGAGCACCGAGCCGGTGGAGCCGCCGGCGAGGATCCCCCGCCGGGTCGCGAGCTGCCGGCACATGCGCACCGCCTCGGACTCCGGCACCATGACGACCTCGTCGACGAGCCCGTCACGGAAGATCTCCGGGCGCCGGCTCGTGCCCAGGCCGGGGATGTGCCGGCGGGCGGGGGCAGAGCCGAAGGTGACCGAGCCGACCGCGTCGACCGCGACGATGCGGGTCCCGGGCGAGTACTCGCGGAAGTACTCGGCGCAGCCCATGAGGGTGCCGGTGGTGCCGGCGCCGACGAAGAGGATGTCGACCTGCTGCTCCTTGAGCAGGGCCGGGGCGGTGCGCCGGTAGTGGGCACGCGGATTGGCCTCGTTGGCGTACTGGTTGGGCCACACCAGGCCGGGGTCCTCGCGCAGCCGGGCGTGGATGTGGTCGATACGGGACTGGAGAAAGCCGCCGTTGGCGTCCCGGTGGTCGACGATGACGACCTCGGCGCCGTACGCCCGCATCAGACGGACGCTCATGGTCGCGGTGTTGGGGTCCGCGACACAGGTGAACCGGTAGCCGCGGGCCGCGCAGACCGAGCTCAGCGCGATGCCGAGGTTGCCGGAGGACGACTCGATGACCCGGCCGCCGGGCTGGAGCACGCCACGGCGCTCCAGGTCCTCCAACAGGCCCACGGCCGCCTTCAGTTTGATGGACCCCGCGGGATTGAGGCCCTCGATCTTGAGCGTGAGGTCGACGCCGGGGACGAAACCGCCCAGGTCGAGGAATAGGTCGTCGAGGACCAGGTCGTACGCATTGCGGAAGATCATCGATCACCTTCGGAAACGAGTTGAACGTGACGGAGGTGGTACGAGTGGCGCGGTGTCGGCGGCGGCATCGGCGACGACAGGCGCAAGAAAGACAGGGGCATGCCAAAGGGGGCATGCCAAAGGTGCGGGCATGGCCGTTTCAGGACATGCCACGGACGAGATCCGGAATACGCCGAAAGGGTTTACTCACCCTGTCCGGCCGAATTCAGGAGAATGCGGCCTCAGCCGTGGAAAGCGCCCGGCGCACCGACGAGTTGCCCGGCACGACAGCGCAGGAGGCGCGCCCGACAGCCCCCGGGTGGACACGGAACGGTCCGGGCGTCGACGGAAGGGCCTTCCCGGATGCGGTGGGTCGCCGGCTTCGAGCGGCGCGTCGCGTGGACTGCGCCGTGGCGGTGACGAGACCGCTCCTCGCGGTGTGAATACAGCCGACTCCGGTCACGGAGACGGAAGTTGGCCCGGCCGGACGGCGGGGCGTCGGCAAGCGGTAAGTGGTCGTCCGTCTGCTCGCGGACCGAAACCCCCGATGGCCCGGAACGACTTTCCCTCGGTGCGGCGACCGCACGCGTGACGTACACGCCTTTCCCCTTCCCCCGTTGATGGCAACCGTGTTGCCCGTGCGTCACGAACGGCCGACGTGGCGGCAGTCCGTGATCTTGAGGAAACTTTAGCCCACGATCCGTGACCGGTCTATGACAATGGGATTAAGGGCTCGCGTAGATAGGGCTATGCCCAAGTGCGTCTGACGGTCAGTCGGACGCTTTGGCCAATTCCAGCGCGTATTCCGGCCACCACTCCCCGGCCTTCGGTCCGCCCTTGCACTCCCCGTCCGATTCCCCCGGCCGCTTCACCCACAGATACGCGTCCACCAGGGAATCCCCGGTCTTCTTCGTCGGCGTCTCCCCCAGTGCCCGCCCCGGCGGGTTGCACCACCGTTCGTCCTCGTCACCCTCGGTCCAGGGGCCGTTGCCGTTGCGGCTGGTGTCGATGACGAACGGCTTGTCGCCGATCTTCGAGGAGAGCTGCTTGCCGTACGCGACGGAGTCCTCGGTGGTGTAGAAGTTCGAGACGTTGACGGCGAAGCCGTCCGCCTGTTCGACGCCGGCCCACTTGAGGGGGTCGTAGATCTGCTCGGGGTCGCCCCAGCCGGCGTTGCCCGCGTCCAGGTACACCTTCGTGTTCTTCAGCGCGCCGAGCGTCTCGATCGCGCCCTTGAGCAGGTCGTACCGCTCCTCGTGGAACTCCTCCGGGGTGCAGCCGTCCACCACGTGGAGCACCGCGTCGGGCTCCAGGACGATCGTGGCCGGGCGGTCTCCGACCCCCTTGGCCACGCCGTCGATCCACGCCCGGTACGCGTCGCCGTCGGCCGCGCCACCGCCGGAGTACTGGCCGCAGTCGCGGTGCGGGATGTTGTAGAGGACGAGGACGGCGTCCCGGTCGGCCTTCTCCGCGGCCTCGGTGAAGCCCCTGGCCTCCCGCTCCGGGTTCTCCGGGCCGATCCACTCGCCGGTCGGCTGCTCGGCGATCCTGCGGATCAGCTGGGCGTCCTTGTCCTTGCCCGCCTTCTCGTAGGCGGCGACCTGTGCCGCCGCGTTCCCCTCCGGGTTGACCCAGAACGGGTCCGTGCCGCTCGGCTGTTGGGTGATGCCGGAACCGGCGGACCGGCCCTCCTCACCATCACCGCCGTCTCCCCCGAAACAGCCGGCGAGCAATAACGCCACCCCTCCCACCGCCACGGACGCCCGAACCCCGGCCCCCCTACTGCCGTACATCCAACTCCCCCTTGGGTGCACCGTGTCGTAAGCCCCAATCCTGACATAAGTCCCGCCTCGCCCACGAGGTCGTTGCCTCCTTGGCCGAGAAGCTGCTACGGCGGCTCCGCGAACGGGGTCGAGGAGCCCTCCGTGACGCCTCCCCGGGGCGCCTCTCGGCCCCGAAGCCGCGCCGGGAGCTTCCCTCGCCGCCTTCAGCAGGGTCGATGACATGGAGTCACGCCCTGTCGACTTGGCGTCAAACAGCCTCTAGCCGGTAGCTCCCGCACGCCCTAGAGTCGCTGACGAACGGCCCCGGCCCCCCCGGCCTCTCGCGCCCTGCCGTGCACGTCCGCGCCCTTCCGCGCACTTCCGTGCACTTCGCGCTCCAAGACCTCCCGCGTCGGCGCCGGGTTACTCCCGCAGCCCGAGCACCCGCGGTAGAGGACCGGCCCGGTCGGCGGCCCCGGGGGGAGCGGGTCGCCGACCGGGCCAGGTGCGTCCTCCGTCCGGACACCGAAGGCCGGGCGCTCGGGGACCTGTTCGGGGCGGGGGACCTGTTCGGGGCGGGGGACCTGTTCGGGGCGGAGGCCCTGTTCGGGGCGGAGGCCCTGTTCGGGGCGGGGGGCCTGTTCGAGGCGGGGGCCCTGTTCGGCTCGGGAACCCGCTCGGCGCGGGGGCTCGTTCCGCTCAGGGACCGCTCGGCTCAGGGACCGCTCGGCTCAGGGACCGTTCCGCTCAGGGACCGTTCCGCTCAAGGCCCCGTTCCGCTCAAGGCCCCGTTCCACTCAAGGCCCCGTTCCACTCAAGGCCCCGTTCCACTCAAGGCCCCGTTCCACTCAAGGCCCCGTTCCACTCAGGTACGCGGAGACCACGACGTTCGCCGTGTAGGTGCGGCTCGTCTTGTCGAAGGTGCCGCCGCAGGTGACGAGGCGGAGTTCGGCGCGCCCCGACTGCCGTACGCCGTAGGCCTGTTGGGGGTCGAACTCGTCGCGGCCGATGACCCGGACGTCGTCCACGGTGAACTCGGCGATCCGGCCGTCGCTGCGGGCCACCCGGATCTTCTCGCCGACACCCAGCGCGCTCAGCTTGTAGAAGACGGCGGGCCGGGTCTCGGTGTCGACGTGCCCGACGAACAGCGCGGCACCCGTCGCCCCGGGCCGCGCACCGCCCGCGTACCAGCCGACGACGCCCGGCTGACCGTACGAGGGTGGTTCGATGGCCCCGTCCCGGTCGAGGCCGCGTGCCACGACCGGCGCCTGCACCCCCATCGAGGGGATGTCCAGCCGCTGTGGCCGGGCGCCCCTCAACGGCGCGGCGGCGGGCGGCAGTTCGGCCTGAGCCGGCCGCC from the Streptomyces sp. NBC_00310 genome contains:
- the sbnA gene encoding 2,3-diaminopropionate biosynthesis protein SbnA, encoding MIFRNAYDLVLDDLFLDLGGFVPGVDLTLKIEGLNPAGSIKLKAAVGLLEDLERRGVLQPGGRVIESSSGNLGIALSSVCAARGYRFTCVADPNTATMSVRLMRAYGAEVVIVDHRDANGGFLQSRIDHIHARLREDPGLVWPNQYANEANPRAHYRRTAPALLKEQQVDILFVGAGTTGTLMGCAEYFREYSPGTRIVAVDAVGSVTFGSAPARRHIPGLGTSRRPEIFRDGLVDEVVMVPESEAVRMCRQLATRRGILAGGSTGSVLAAVAARRHDIPEGASVVAISPDLGERYLDTIYDDDWVGERFGAADD
- the sbnB gene encoding 2,3-diaminopropionate biosynthesis protein SbnB — its product is MFEFDVVGGRTVQDIVRDSRRDIVRVVRDTYLAHHAGRSVNPDSYFLRFPEKPADRIIALPAYLDGEREVAGIKWIASFPANIQRGIPRASATLVLNDAETGYPFALLEASQISAARTAASAVLAANVLTGERRGGRLAVVGAGIIARNILEFFHAEQWAFEHVAVHDLSREYGTALAAHATERLEYPASYADTLQEAVSGADLVVFATTAGEPYVLEPDAFAPGQIVLNISLRDIGPELIVGSYNVLDDVDHCLKADTSPHLAEQKYGNRDFITGTLAEVINAEVTVGTDKPVVFSPFGLGVLDLAVGLEVHRVAAESGRVTAIADFFGETERW
- a CDS encoding glycoside hydrolase family 6 protein: MYGSRGAGVRASVAVGGVALLLAGCFGGDGGDGEEGRSAGSGITQQPSGTDPFWVNPEGNAAAQVAAYEKAGKDKDAQLIRRIAEQPTGEWIGPENPEREARGFTEAAEKADRDAVLVLYNIPHRDCGQYSGGGAADGDAYRAWIDGVAKGVGDRPATIVLEPDAVLHVVDGCTPEEFHEERYDLLKGAIETLGALKNTKVYLDAGNAGWGDPEQIYDPLKWAGVEQADGFAVNVSNFYTTEDSVAYGKQLSSKIGDKPFVIDTSRNGNGPWTEGDEDERWCNPPGRALGETPTKKTGDSLVDAYLWVKRPGESDGECKGGPKAGEWWPEYALELAKASD
- a CDS encoding class F sortase — translated: MSGRDYFDDGGGTGAATRSGSGTGRVVAGVAWAVLLLGLWLWGREVTDVRHGISAPTTGDVAAVGRPAQAELPPAAAPLRGARPQRLDIPSMGVQAPVVARGLDRDGAIEPPSYGQPGVVGWYAGGARPGATGAALFVGHVDTETRPAVFYKLSALGVGEKIRVARSDGRIAEFTVDDVRVIGRDEFDPQQAYGVRQSGRAELRLVTCGGTFDKTSRTYTANVVVSAYLSGTGP